Proteins encoded within one genomic window of Diorhabda sublineata isolate icDioSubl1.1 chromosome 1, icDioSubl1.1, whole genome shotgun sequence:
- the LOC130445929 gene encoding uncharacterized protein LOC130445929: MAEGTYEYECMRAELLGIEKPNYDIFMENLKKTEQKEVLEEEVDVENLKKINLEHEGLTKTSGKLDEVNNILKKTQSKINQMKISCGSVAGLLKNRLGSFTSQSSLDVEQVENKETPNPQETTNPYTDTTETSTPSKIVTSMRKSDLQKGLDKDLSALDAMIEKAEHAQYSMSHQTKQMKSFIK; the protein is encoded by the exons ATGGCTGAAGGTACTTACGAATACGAATGCATGAGAGCTGAACTATTGGGAATCGAAAAACCAAATTACGacatttttatggaaaatttaaagaaaactgAGCAAAAGGAGGTCCTTGAGGAAGAAGTCGATGTAGAAAATTTGAAG AAAATCAATTTGGAACATGAAGGACTCACAAAAACATCGGGAAAATTAGATGAAGTAAacaatatattgaagaaaaccCAGTCGAAAATCAATCAAATGAAGATATCCTGCGGATCTGTAGCGGGTCTGTTAAAAAATCGTCTGGGATCGTTTACTTCGCAGTCTTCCTTGGATGTAGAACAAGTAGAAAACAAAGAAACACCAAATCCACAAGAAACAACTAATCCATATACTGACACCACCGAAACATCGACACCTTCCAAAATCGTTACGTCGATGAGGAAAAGCGATTTACAAAAAGGATTAGACAAGGATCTCAGCGCATTGGACGCGATGATCGAAAAAGCTGAACATGCCCAATACTCGATGTCACATCAAACCAAACAGATGAAGAGTTTTATAAAATAG